One Brassica oleracea var. oleracea cultivar TO1000 chromosome C7, BOL, whole genome shotgun sequence genomic window carries:
- the LOC106302056 gene encoding probable WRKY transcription factor 48 has translation MEKKIEHQQKEQLNSTNTEIKIDHQEQQISQASSSSSHMANLATSSDHHLHQLELAGNNINFSSIFDAPISLPFPYSYFEDHSSNNPNSFLDLLRQDQHQFASSSNPSSFSFDAFPLQNNNDTNLFFTDLPLPQAITTKAESSEVVNTAPTSPNSTSVSSSSNEAANDNTNKEVAVKDQEEGDQKEHKGTKPQLKAKKKNQKKAREARFAFLTKSDIDNLDDGYRWRKYGQKAVKNSPYPRSYYRCTTVGCGVKKRVERSSDDPSIVMTTYEGQHSHPFPMTPRGHLGMLTSPILDHGATTASSSSFSIPQPRYLLTQHHQPYNSMYNTSLNMINRSSSDGTFINPGSSSFPGFGYDHMPQASTPTTSGIRDHGLLQDILPSQIREDTINTQINEEDKK, from the exons ATGGAGAAGAAGATAGAACATCAACAAAAGGAGCAGCTCAACAGTACGAACACAGAGATCAAGATAGATCACCAAGAACAACAAATCTCTCAAGCATCATCTTCATCATCACACATGGCGAATCTGGCTACGTCATCAGATCATCATCTTCATCAGTTGGAGCTAGCTGGGAACAACATCAATTTCTCAAGCATCTTTGATGCTCCAATATCTTTACCTTTTCCTTATTCTTATTTCGAAGATCACTCCTCTAATAATCCCAACTCTTTTCTTGACTTGCTCAGACAAGACCAACATCAATTTGCTTCATCCTCTAACCCATCTTCTTTCTCATTCGATGCCTTTCCTCTCCAAAACAACAACGATACCAATCTCTTTTTCACTGATTTACCCTTGCCTCAAGCTATAACAACAAAGGCTGAGTCATCAGAAGTTGTCAACACAGCACCGACATCTCCAAACTCAACCTCAGTCTCCTCTTCATCCAACGAAGCTGCAAATGATAATACTAATAAGGAGGTTGCTGTTAAAGATCAAGAAGAAGGAGATCAAAAAGAGCACAAGGGTACTAAGCCACA GTTAAAGGCAAAGAAGAAGAACCAAAAGAAGGCAAGAGAGGCTAGGTTTGCGTTTCTGACCAAGAGCGATATTGATAACCTTGACGACGGTTATAGATGGAGAAAGTACGGCCAGAAAGCTGTCAAAAACAGTCCTTATCCCAG AAGCTATTATCGTTGCACCACAGTAGGTTGTGGAGTGAAGAAGAGAGTGGAGAGATCCTCCGATGATCCTTCCATCGTCATGACAACCTACGAAGGTCAACACTCCCACCCTTTCCCCATGACACCACGTGGACACCTCGGAATGCTCACGTCACCAATCCTTGACCATGGTGCAACCACCGCGTCATCATCATCATTCTCTATCCCTCAGCCACGCTACTTGCTAACTCAGCATCATCAACCCTACAACAGCATGTACAACACTTCTCTAAACATGATCAATAGAAGCTCCTCCGATGGTACTTTCATTAATCCAGGGTCATCGTCATTCCCTGGATTTGGTTATGATCATATGCCACAAGCTTCTACGCCGACTACTTCTGGCATTAGAGATCATGGATTACTTCAAGATATTCTTCCTTCGCAGATCAGAGAGGATACTATTAACACCCAAATCAATGAAGAGGATAAGAAATGA
- the LOC106304430 gene encoding uncharacterized protein LOC106304430 gives MSSSRWTLMDLPSYLSSSWVFRWPEVNLSYLSSGWNMRLLSLSGNFSIIDDLLWSLISVVESMAIVATLCCYFLFCGCTL, from the coding sequence ATGTCATCTTCCCGATGGACGTTGATGGATCTACCGTCGTACCTGTCTTCATCGTGGGTGTTCCGGTGGCCGGAGGTGAACCTATCATACCTGAGCTCCGGCTGGAACATGAGACTGTTGTCGTTGTCGGGTAATTTTTCGATCATCGATGATCTGTTGTGGAGTTTGATCTCGGTTGTTGAATCTATGGCTATTGTAGCTACGCTATGTTGCTACTTCTTGTTTTGTGGTTGTACCCTCTGA